Genomic DNA from Microbacterium sp. NC79:
GAGGTTGGCGCAATCCTGGCAAAGATCGGTGATGGTTCAGGTGCAGCGTCGGCTGAGGCCGCTCCTGCCGCTGAGCCTGCCGCTGAAGCACAGGCGGAACCTGCTGCCGCGCCGGCTGAGGCTGCTCCTGCTGCTGAAGCACCGGCTGCCGAGGCACCCGCTGCCGCAGCTCCGGCCGCTGGCGGCGACAGCACCGAGGTGAAGCTCCCCGAGCTGGGTGAGAGCGTCACCGAGGGCACCGTTACCCGCTGGCTGAAGCAGGTCGGCGAAGAGGTTGCCGTCGACGAGCCGCTGCTTGAGATCTCGACCGACAAGGTTGACACCGAAATTCCGTCGCCTGTGGCCGGCGTTCTGCAGGAGATCCTGGTTGCTGAAGACGAGACGATTGCCGTTGGTTCGGTTCTTGCTCGCGTCGGCTCTGGTGCTGCTCCTGCTCCGGCAGCTCCGGCACCCGCGGCAGAAGCACCCGCTCCGGCCGCTGAGGCACCGGCACCCGCTGCAGAAGCACCCGCGGCACCTGCTCCGGCAGCTGAAGCACCCGCGGCACCTGCTCCGGCACCTGCAGCACCCGCTCCGGCACCTGCAGCTGCTCCTTCGGCTCCGGCAGCCCCGAAGCTTGTTCTGCCTGCTGAAGGCGATGACCGTCTCTACGTCACCCCGCTCGTGCGCCGCTTGGCCGCTCAGCAGGGCGTTGACCTCACGACGGTTCAGGGCACGGGTGTTGGCGGACGCATCCGCAAGGAAGATGTCCTGAAGGCCGCACAGAGCCCCGCAACTGCCGCTCCGGCAGCCGCACCCGCCGTCAAGCTGGAAGCGTCGCCGCTGCGCGGTACGACGGTTCCGATGACGCGTCTGCGTAAGGTTGTCGCTCAGCGTGCCGTTGAGTCGATGCAGCAGACCGCTCAGCTGACGACGTTTGTTGAAGTTGACGTCACGAAGGTGGCAAACTTCCGCGACCAGACGAAGGCTGACTTCCTGGCTCAGACCGGCGACAAGCTCTCGTTCCTGCCGTTCTTCGCTTTGGCAGCTGCTGAAGCTCTCCGCGCGTTCCCCATCATCAACTCCACTGTTGAGGGTGAGAACATCGTCTACCCTGCAACCGAGAACCTCTCGATTGCTGTGGACACCGAGCGTGGCCTGCTGACGCCGGTGTTGCGTGACGCTGCGTCGAAGAACATCGCGCAGATCGCCCGCGAGATCGCTGACCTGGCTGATCGCACGCGCAACAACAAGCTGAAGCCGGACGAGCTTGCCGGTGGCACGTTCACGTTGACCAACACTGGTTCGCGTGGCGCCCTGTATGACACGCCGCTCGTGTTCTTGCCGCAGTCGGCAATTCTCGGCACCGGAGTCGTTGTGAAGCGCCCCGGCGTTGTGAAGGTTGACGGCGTCGACGCGGTTGCCGTTCGCTCCTACGTCTACCTTGCGCTGTCGTACGACCACCGCATCATCGACGGTGCTGACGCTGCTCGCTTCCTCGGTGCCATCAAGGCCCGCCTGGAAGACGCAAACTTCGCGGCCGACCTCGGCATCTAAGTTTCGCTACGACGAAGGGCTCCGGTTTCGACCGGGGCCCTTCGTCGTTTCCCAAGACGACGTCACCGCCGCGCTCAGTGTCGTCGCCGTTGTCGCCGAGACGCGCGCAACGCCGTTCATGCACGAGTCCATCCTGTTGTGCACGATCCAGACGCTCAACAGGCGTGAAAACACGGCGTGTCGCGGCCGAGACACCATTTCACCGTGCAGAACTGAAA
This window encodes:
- the sucB gene encoding 2-oxoglutarate dehydrogenase, E2 component, dihydrolipoamide succinyltransferase, which codes for MSTSVVLPALGESVTEGTVTRWLKQVGDTVQADEGLLEISTDKVDTEIPSPVSGVIEEILVQEDETVEVGAILAKIGDGSGAASAEAAPAAEPAAEAQAEPAAAPAEAAPAAEAPAAEAPAAAAPAAGGDSTEVKLPELGESVTEGTVTRWLKQVGEEVAVDEPLLEISTDKVDTEIPSPVAGVLQEILVAEDETIAVGSVLARVGSGAAPAPAAPAPAAEAPAPAAEAPAPAAEAPAAPAPAAEAPAAPAPAPAAPAPAPAAAPSAPAAPKLVLPAEGDDRLYVTPLVRRLAAQQGVDLTTVQGTGVGGRIRKEDVLKAAQSPATAAPAAAPAVKLEASPLRGTTVPMTRLRKVVAQRAVESMQQTAQLTTFVEVDVTKVANFRDQTKADFLAQTGDKLSFLPFFALAAAEALRAFPIINSTVEGENIVYPATENLSIAVDTERGLLTPVLRDAASKNIAQIAREIADLADRTRNNKLKPDELAGGTFTLTNTGSRGALYDTPLVFLPQSAILGTGVVVKRPGVVKVDGVDAVAVRSYVYLALSYDHRIIDGADAARFLGAIKARLEDANFAADLGI